One window of the Benincasa hispida cultivar B227 chromosome 3, ASM972705v1, whole genome shotgun sequence genome contains the following:
- the LOC120073827 gene encoding protein SENSITIVE TO PROTON RHIZOTOXICITY 1-like: MNPPTFPMEFSGDPLPTTIVGSDDPRIPLQNLSTIRSRMDAVQIFLSDNIDREVRISNQQMDAVSSEIVTAIQQIIVHGAALLACAQAKTPTAPDLTASTTRTHPNLVTEKSMAELKVEGVDEITRTESEEFDPDWEIVELDAMELLAEHIHFCEICGKGFKRDANLRMHMRAHGNQFKTPEALAKPLDVVGADHRAKRTRFSCPYDGCIRNKMHKKFRALKSLICVKNHFKRSHCPKMFSCNRCNKKSFSVMADLKSHLKYCGESKWRCSCGTTFSRKDKLFGHMALFEGHMPAVPDDASATAATTSEMDEDGDSNHSKDVNFQNASNSSSGDGSFESFLDGFGSIENHCLQEVLGFPYDFDSEPEWKFCGF, from the coding sequence ATGAATCCTCCCACTTTTCCCATGGAATTTTCCGGCGATCCACTTCCGACGACTATCGTCGGAAGCGACGACCCACGGATTCCGTTGCAAAACCTCTCTACCATCCGTTCCAGAATGGATGCCGTCCAAATCTTCCTATCCGATAACATCGACAGAGAAGTTCGTATCAGCAATCAGCAGATGGATGCCGTTTCATCTGAAatcgtcaccgcaatccaacAGATCATCGTCCACGGTGCCGCTCTCCTAGCTTGTGCCCAAGCGAAAACCCCAACTGCGCCGGATTTGACGGCTTCGACGACTCGAACTCATCCGAATCTTGTAACAGAGAAATCAATGGCGGAGCTGAAGGTCGAAGGCGTAGATGAGATTACAAGAACCGAATCCGAGGAATTTGACCCGGATTGGGAAATCGTGGAGCTGGATGCGATGGAATTGCTAGCGGAGCACATCCATTTCTGCGAAATCTGCGGGAAAGGGTTCAAGCGAGACGCGAATTTGCGGATGCATATGCGGGCCCATGGGAATCAATTCAAAACACCAGAGGCGTTGGCCAAGCCGTTGGATGTTGTTGGTGCGGACCACAGGGCGAAACGCACGCGATTCTCGTGCCCTTACGACGGTTGTATAAGGAACAAAATGCACAAGAAATTTAGGGCACTGAAATCGTTGATTTGCGTCAAGAATCACTTCAAGCGTAGCCACTGCCCTAAGATGTTCTCTTGCAATCGTTGCAACAAGAAGAGTTTCTCTGTAATGGCGGATTTGAAAAGCCATTTGAAGTACTGCGGTGAGTCGAAGTGGCGGTGTTCTTGTGGAACCACCTTCTCCCGTAAGGACAAGTTGTTTGGTCATATGGCGTTGTTCGAAGGCCACATGCCAGCAGTGCCCGATGACGCTAGTGCCACGGCGGCGACGACGTCGGAGATGGATGAAGATGGGGATAGCAATCATTCGAAGGATGTTAATTTCCAAAACGCCTCCAATAGTTCTTCGGGTGATGGATCTTTTGAATCGTTTCTTGATGGGTTTGGTTCGATTGAGAATCACTGTTTGCAAGAAGTGCTGGGATTCCCCTATGATTTCGATTCGGAACCAGAATGGAAATTTTGTGGTTTTTGA